In Rhodococcus rhodochrous, a single genomic region encodes these proteins:
- a CDS encoding SDR family NAD(P)-dependent oxidoreductase, whose amino-acid sequence MNHTAQGTVVIFGGRSEIGVETATRLASGRTVILAARRADDLADECAAVRAAGATAVHPVEFDADALDTHTAVLDRIAAFGPIDVAVLAFGILGDQARAETDAAHAVSIVHTDYLAQVALLTDLAQRLRAQGSGRLVVFSSVAGWRVRRANYVYGSAKAGLDGFASGLADALHGSGVSLLLVRPGFVIGRMTEGMSPAPLSSTPPQVADATVRALHRGRGEVWVPAVLRPVLFGMRLLPRVIWRRLPR is encoded by the coding sequence ATGAACCACACCGCGCAGGGAACCGTCGTCATCTTCGGGGGACGCAGCGAGATCGGCGTCGAGACCGCCACCCGCCTCGCGTCGGGCCGCACCGTGATCCTGGCCGCGCGTCGCGCCGACGACCTGGCCGACGAGTGCGCCGCCGTGCGGGCAGCGGGCGCGACGGCGGTGCACCCGGTCGAGTTCGACGCCGACGCCCTCGACACCCACACCGCGGTGCTCGACCGCATCGCTGCCTTCGGGCCGATCGATGTGGCGGTGCTGGCCTTCGGCATCCTCGGCGACCAGGCCCGCGCGGAAACCGATGCGGCGCATGCGGTGTCGATCGTGCACACCGACTACCTCGCGCAGGTCGCGTTGCTCACCGACCTGGCGCAGCGGTTGCGCGCGCAGGGCTCGGGGCGGCTGGTGGTGTTCTCCTCCGTGGCCGGGTGGCGGGTGCGCCGCGCCAACTACGTCTACGGCTCCGCGAAGGCCGGCCTCGACGGTTTCGCGTCCGGTCTGGCGGATGCCCTGCACGGCAGCGGCGTGTCGCTGCTGCTGGTGCGCCCCGGTTTCGTGATCGGCCGGATGACGGAGGGCATGAGCCCGGCGCCGTTGTCGAGCACCCCACCGCAGGTCGCCGACGCGACGGTGCGGGCGCTGCACCGCGGGCGCGGGGAGGTGTGGGTGCCGGCGGTGCTGCGGCCGGTGCTCTTCGGGATGCGGCTGTTGCCGCGCGTGATCTGGCGGCGTCTGCCGCGCTGA
- a CDS encoding M24 family metallopeptidase: protein MTTAAPRFPADRYAARLARAAELGAAAGFDALLITPGPDLRYLTGSRAESFERLTCLVIPTDGSGATVVVPRLELASLNDSAIGELGLPVRDWVDGQDPYALVRELVATVGAFAVAEAMPALHLVPLTARFGSVPALATSVIRQLRMVKDADEVEALRRAGAAIDRVHARMGEWLRAGRTEAEVAADITAAILEEGHTAAAFVIVGSGPHGADPHHEVSDRVIESGDIVVIDIGGPVEPGYYSDSTRTYSIGEPDPEIATKIAVLEKAQQTAVDAVRPGVRAEDVDAAARNLLAAAGYGEVFVHRTGHGIGLSVHEEPYIVSGNDDTLQPGMAFSIEPGIYFRGEWGARIEDIVVVTEDGCESMNLRPHGLTVLPG, encoded by the coding sequence GGGCCGCCGAACTCGGTGCCGCCGCCGGCTTCGACGCGCTGCTCATCACCCCCGGACCGGATCTGCGGTATCTCACCGGTTCGCGCGCCGAGTCGTTCGAGCGCCTGACCTGCCTGGTGATCCCCACCGACGGCTCCGGCGCCACCGTGGTGGTGCCGCGGCTGGAGTTGGCGTCGCTGAACGACTCCGCCATCGGTGAACTCGGTCTGCCGGTGCGGGACTGGGTGGACGGTCAGGATCCCTACGCGCTCGTGCGCGAACTCGTCGCGACGGTGGGGGCGTTCGCGGTGGCCGAGGCGATGCCGGCGCTGCACCTGGTGCCGCTGACCGCCCGGTTCGGCAGCGTCCCGGCGCTGGCGACGTCGGTGATCCGGCAGCTGCGGATGGTCAAGGACGCCGACGAGGTCGAGGCGTTGCGCCGCGCCGGTGCCGCCATCGACCGGGTGCATGCCCGCATGGGTGAATGGTTGCGCGCGGGACGCACCGAAGCCGAGGTGGCCGCGGACATCACCGCCGCGATCCTCGAAGAGGGGCACACCGCGGCGGCGTTCGTCATCGTCGGTTCCGGCCCGCACGGCGCCGACCCGCACCACGAGGTGTCCGACCGGGTCATCGAGTCCGGCGACATCGTCGTCATCGACATCGGTGGTCCCGTCGAACCGGGCTACTACTCGGATTCGACCCGCACCTACAGCATCGGCGAACCGGACCCGGAGATCGCGACGAAGATCGCGGTGCTCGAGAAGGCGCAGCAGACCGCGGTCGACGCGGTGCGTCCCGGGGTGCGTGCCGAAGACGTCGATGCCGCCGCCCGCAATCTGCTCGCCGCCGCCGGTTACGGGGAGGTGTTCGTGCACCGCACCGGGCACGGCATCGGCCTGTCGGTGCACGAGGAGCCGTACATCGTCTCCGGCAACGACGACACCCTGCAGCCCGGCATGGCGTTCAGCATCGAACCGGGCATCTACTTCCGCGGTGAGTGGGGTGCGCGGATCGAGGACATCGTCGTCGTCACCGAGGACGGCTGCGAGTCGATGAACCTGCGCCCGCACGGATTGACGGTGCTGCCGGGCTGA